In one window of Juglans regia cultivar Chandler chromosome 3, Walnut 2.0, whole genome shotgun sequence DNA:
- the LOC109020679 gene encoding F-box protein SKIP27-like, with product MALGKRCNTSLRSKRGLVAEEALGLGFLRFTGGLGRKRVLVSNDLEDSPIDSAPRTPPKKQCAERMVLDAGRSSLEALPQDILIRVLCGVNHEDLKHLFHVSKVIREATLIAKQSHFAYSTPSKTRAFRTTIDLEDSNEFDDKEAPNAPKLSRRCKPRMSKKKLADISVALFSSMDEEQWPRKSLFMETEI from the exons ATGGCATTGGGAAAGAGATGCAACACTTCTTTGAGATCCAAGCGCGGTCTGGTTGCTGAGGAGGctctagggttagggtttctgAGGTTTACGGGAGGATTGGGGAGGAAGAGGGTTCTCGTTTCGAATGATTTAGAGGATTCACCCATTGATTCCGCTCCCAGGACTCCCCCAAAGAAGCAGTGTGCTGAGAGAATGGTTCTGGACGCTGGAAGGTCTTCTCTCGAAGCCTTGCCTCAGGACATTCTG ATTAGGGTATTGTGCGGTGTGAATCACGAGGATTTGAAACATCTTTTCCACGTATCGAAAGTGATCAGAGAAGCT ACTCTAATTGCAAAGCAATCTCACTTTGCATATAGCACGCCATCGAAGACTCGCGCTTTTCGCACGACAATAGATTTGGAGGATTCAAATGAGTTCGACGACAAAGAAGCTCCGAATGCTCCCAAACTTTCCAGGCGATGTAAGCCGCGGATGAGCAAGAAGAAGCTTGCCGACATATCTGTGGCATTATTCTCTTCGATGGACGAGGAGCAGTGGCCAAGGAAATCGCTATTTATGGAAACAGAGATATGA